In a genomic window of Gossypium arboreum isolate Shixiya-1 chromosome 9, ASM2569848v2, whole genome shotgun sequence:
- the LOC108454828 gene encoding ACT domain-containing protein ACR6-like isoform X3 — MDDEYAKLIRRVNQPRVVIDNNACEDATVIQVDSVNKHGILLELVQVLTDMNLTIRKAYIASDGGWFMDVFNVVDNDGNKIRDKEIIDYIQRRIETSAGFVSSRRGSVGVMPSEEHTSIELAGTDRPGLLSEVCAVLADLRCNVVNAEIWTHNTRAAAVVHVTDDSTGCAITDLKRLLMIKDLLCNVLKGNDDLKTAKTMLSAPGVMHRERRLHQIMFADRDYERVERTGVRAVEERSSRPQVNLLNIEKDYTVITMRAKDRPKLLFDIICTLTDMQYVVFHGMVNTTRMDANQEFYIRHVDGLPISSEAERVRVIQCLEAAIERRASEGLELELCTEDRLGLLSDITRIFRENSLCIKRALISTKGGKAKDTFYVTDMTENSVDPKIIDSICRQIGRSALQVKHNRSSLAPKPPHQETTMSYLFGNLFKARTFQNFKLIRSYS, encoded by the exons ATGGATGATGAATATGCTAAGCTTATCAGAAGGGTAAACCAACCCAG AGTGGTGATTGACAATAATGCTTGTGAGGATGCCACAGTTATCCAG GTTGACAGTGTCAACAAACATGGGATTCTCCTGGAACTAGTTCAAGTGCTTACTGATATGAATCTTACAATAAGAAAAGCATACATAGCATCTGATGGAGGATGGTTTATGGATG TTTTCAATGTTGTTGACAATGATGGCAACAAAATCAGAGATAAAGAAATTATTGACTATATTCAAAGG aGAATCGAAACTAGTGCGGGCTTTGTATCATCACGGAGAGGCTCCGTAGGTGTAATGCCATCAGAAGAGCATACATCAATTGAACTTGCAGGGACTGATAGGCCTGGTTTATTATCTGAAGTATGTGCAGTCCTTGCGGACCTGCGTTGCAATGTTGTAAATGCCGAGATTTGGACCCATAACACCCGTGCTGCAGCTGTGGTTCATGTGACAGATGATTCGACAGGCTGTGCAATCACCGACCTGAAACGTCTCTTGATGATAAAGGACTTGCTTTGTAATGTTCTCAAAGGAAATGATGACTTGAAAACAGCAAAAACAATGCTTTCAGCTCCGGGTGTCATGCATAGGGAGCGAAGGTTGCATCAAATCATGTTTGCAGATAGGGACTACGAAAGGGTGGAAAGAACTGGAGTCAGGGCAGTCGAAGAGAGGAGCTCGAGACCCCAAGTTAATCTGTTGAATATTGAGAAAGATTACACTGTTATTACCATGAGGGCAAAAGATAGGCCAAAACTACTGTTTGATATTATCTGCACTCTTACAGATATGCAATATGTTGTTTTTCATGGAATGGTCAACACAACGAGGATGGACGCTAATCAG GAATTTTATATCCGACATGTAGACGGGCTCCCGATCAGTTCGGAAGCAGAGCGTGTCCGTGTTATACAATGTCTTGAAGCAGCCATCGAGAGGAGAGCATCTGAG GGGCTGGAGCTAGAATTGTGCACAGAAGACAGGCTTGGACTACTGTCCGATATTACCCGGATTTTCCGGGAAAACAGCTTGTGCATCAAGAGAGCATTAATCTCGACGAAAGGTGGTAAGGCCAAGGACACCTTCTATGTCACGGATATGACTGAAAATTCGGTCGATCCCAAGATTATTGATTCAATCTGTCGACAGATAGGCCGGAGTGCGCTGCAGGTGAAACATAATAGATCAAGTCTTGCACCAAAACCACCTCATCAAGAGACAACAATGAGTTATTTGTTCGGGAACTTGTTCAAAGCACGTACTTTTCAGAATTTCAAGCTAATCAGATCTTACTCATGA
- the LOC108454828 gene encoding ACT domain-containing protein ACR6-like isoform X1, with translation MVYGCIVSHVSFFNVVDNDGNKIRDKEIIDYIQRRIETSAGFVSSRRGSVGVMPSEEHTSIELAGTDRPGLLSEVCAVLADLRCNVVNAEIWTHNTRAAAVVHVTDDSTGCAITDLKRLLMIKDLLCNVLKGNDDLKTAKTMLSAPGVMHRERRLHQIMFADRDYERVERTGVRAVEERSSRPQVNLLNIEKDYTVITMRAKDRPKLLFDIICTLTDMQYVVFHGMVNTTRMDANQEFYIRHVDGLPISSEAERVRVIQCLEAAIERRASEGLELELCTEDRLGLLSDITRIFRENSLCIKRALISTKGGKAKDTFYVTDMTENSVDPKIIDSICRQIGRSALQVKHNRSSLAPKPPHQETTMSYLFGNLFKARTFQNFKLIRSYS, from the exons ATGGTTTATGGATG TATTGTTTCTCATGTTTCATTTTTCAATGTTGTTGACAATGATGGCAACAAAATCAGAGATAAAGAAATTATTGACTATATTCAAAGG aGAATCGAAACTAGTGCGGGCTTTGTATCATCACGGAGAGGCTCCGTAGGTGTAATGCCATCAGAAGAGCATACATCAATTGAACTTGCAGGGACTGATAGGCCTGGTTTATTATCTGAAGTATGTGCAGTCCTTGCGGACCTGCGTTGCAATGTTGTAAATGCCGAGATTTGGACCCATAACACCCGTGCTGCAGCTGTGGTTCATGTGACAGATGATTCGACAGGCTGTGCAATCACCGACCTGAAACGTCTCTTGATGATAAAGGACTTGCTTTGTAATGTTCTCAAAGGAAATGATGACTTGAAAACAGCAAAAACAATGCTTTCAGCTCCGGGTGTCATGCATAGGGAGCGAAGGTTGCATCAAATCATGTTTGCAGATAGGGACTACGAAAGGGTGGAAAGAACTGGAGTCAGGGCAGTCGAAGAGAGGAGCTCGAGACCCCAAGTTAATCTGTTGAATATTGAGAAAGATTACACTGTTATTACCATGAGGGCAAAAGATAGGCCAAAACTACTGTTTGATATTATCTGCACTCTTACAGATATGCAATATGTTGTTTTTCATGGAATGGTCAACACAACGAGGATGGACGCTAATCAG GAATTTTATATCCGACATGTAGACGGGCTCCCGATCAGTTCGGAAGCAGAGCGTGTCCGTGTTATACAATGTCTTGAAGCAGCCATCGAGAGGAGAGCATCTGAG GGGCTGGAGCTAGAATTGTGCACAGAAGACAGGCTTGGACTACTGTCCGATATTACCCGGATTTTCCGGGAAAACAGCTTGTGCATCAAGAGAGCATTAATCTCGACGAAAGGTGGTAAGGCCAAGGACACCTTCTATGTCACGGATATGACTGAAAATTCGGTCGATCCCAAGATTATTGATTCAATCTGTCGACAGATAGGCCGGAGTGCGCTGCAGGTGAAACATAATAGATCAAGTCTTGCACCAAAACCACCTCATCAAGAGACAACAATGAGTTATTTGTTCGGGAACTTGTTCAAAGCACGTACTTTTCAGAATTTCAAGCTAATCAGATCTTACTCATGA
- the LOC108454828 gene encoding ACT domain-containing protein ACR6-like isoform X2: MVYGCIVSHVSFFNVVDNDGNKIRDKEIIDYIQRRIETSAGFVSSRRGSVGVMPSEEHTSIELAGTDRPGLLSEVCAVLADLRCNVVNAEIWTHNTRAAAVVHVTDDSTGCAITDLKRLLMIKDLLCNVLKGNDDLKTAKTMLSAPGVMHRERRLHQIMFADRDYERVERTGVRAVEERSSRPQVNLLNIEKDYTVITMRAKDRPKLLFDIICTLTDMQYVVFHGMVNTTRMDANQEFYIRHVDGLPISSEAERVRVIQCLEAAIERRASEGLELELCTEDRLGLLSDITRIFRENSLCIKRALISTKGGRSALQVKHNRSSLAPKPPHQETTMSYLFGNLFKARTFQNFKLIRSYS; this comes from the exons ATGGTTTATGGATG TATTGTTTCTCATGTTTCATTTTTCAATGTTGTTGACAATGATGGCAACAAAATCAGAGATAAAGAAATTATTGACTATATTCAAAGG aGAATCGAAACTAGTGCGGGCTTTGTATCATCACGGAGAGGCTCCGTAGGTGTAATGCCATCAGAAGAGCATACATCAATTGAACTTGCAGGGACTGATAGGCCTGGTTTATTATCTGAAGTATGTGCAGTCCTTGCGGACCTGCGTTGCAATGTTGTAAATGCCGAGATTTGGACCCATAACACCCGTGCTGCAGCTGTGGTTCATGTGACAGATGATTCGACAGGCTGTGCAATCACCGACCTGAAACGTCTCTTGATGATAAAGGACTTGCTTTGTAATGTTCTCAAAGGAAATGATGACTTGAAAACAGCAAAAACAATGCTTTCAGCTCCGGGTGTCATGCATAGGGAGCGAAGGTTGCATCAAATCATGTTTGCAGATAGGGACTACGAAAGGGTGGAAAGAACTGGAGTCAGGGCAGTCGAAGAGAGGAGCTCGAGACCCCAAGTTAATCTGTTGAATATTGAGAAAGATTACACTGTTATTACCATGAGGGCAAAAGATAGGCCAAAACTACTGTTTGATATTATCTGCACTCTTACAGATATGCAATATGTTGTTTTTCATGGAATGGTCAACACAACGAGGATGGACGCTAATCAG GAATTTTATATCCGACATGTAGACGGGCTCCCGATCAGTTCGGAAGCAGAGCGTGTCCGTGTTATACAATGTCTTGAAGCAGCCATCGAGAGGAGAGCATCTGAG GGGCTGGAGCTAGAATTGTGCACAGAAGACAGGCTTGGACTACTGTCCGATATTACCCGGATTTTCCGGGAAAACAGCTTGTGCATCAAGAGAGCATTAATCTCGACGAAAGGTG GCCGGAGTGCGCTGCAGGTGAAACATAATAGATCAAGTCTTGCACCAAAACCACCTCATCAAGAGACAACAATGAGTTATTTGTTCGGGAACTTGTTCAAAGCACGTACTTTTCAGAATTTCAAGCTAATCAGATCTTACTCATGA